A single genomic interval of Arachis duranensis cultivar V14167 chromosome 7, aradu.V14167.gnm2.J7QH, whole genome shotgun sequence harbors:
- the LOC110274196 gene encoding glutamate receptor 2.8-like isoform X1 → MSMVKIVLGTAIEVNKGIVGVVADYNDRSGKEEIVAIKMALEDFYHYTNQSFGLHIRDSHGDPLKAALAARDLIDKEQVQAIIGPQTWEETTLIAELCNQNMTPLLSLADVTPNWATSKWPFMVQTSPNALKQMKAVSAIVQSWDWYSVNIIYEDKDASSTESLSNIYLALTEAGITISNLLSVPPFPSSSLSKDLENLRDGHCRVFVVVSLSLNLAINLFETASKMDMVGKDYVWIITDPFTSLVHSLNASTISSMQGIIGVKSYFQENGKKHEDFYRKFRRKFSLDYPQELNNEPGTFAAHAYDAAWTLALAMSQTNNNEGGKFLMNKILHSNFLGLKGRIQFNDHTLDPTQTFQIINVIGKGYKEIGFWSNGLGFSSNIGQHDVSYSSSMKELGQVMWPGRPWETPRGWALPTIEKPLRVGVPALSTLKQFINITHDQFQGFTIDLFKATMDLMPYHVPYKFYAFNDTYDELVRQIYLKNFDAVIDVTIISYRYQYAEFTQPYTDPGVVMVVPLKSKTGHRAWLFVKPFTKTMWILIVLVIIYNVFVLWMLERNHFCELKGSILKQYGNIAWLAMTPLVNLNDIGDKLHNNLSRVAMVVWLFVALIIMQTYTANLTSMLTVERLEPTIGDVDQLRNNNAMVGYSTGSFLKNYLHDVLHFNPANIRQFRSHEEFAEALRRKEIAAVFIEAPGAKIFLAKYCKEFIQAGPMYKIGGFGFAFPQGSPYLPLVNKALLDLFESGKQRELENRMLASEKCEESEPDTETASLSPNSFWALFTLTAGTSTISLLIYVTGTNWLTSAVIEQLGQAKRRLSRKDSHVAESPVNSPHSDSHVMQLPQA, encoded by the exons atgagtaTGGTTAAAATAGTGTTAGGAACAGCAATCGAAGTGAATAAGGGCATAGTAGGAGTTGTTGCAGACTATAATGATAGAAGTGGAAAAGAGGAAATAGTGGCTATTAAGATGGCATTGGAGGATTTCTATCATTACACCAATCAAAGCTTTGGTCTTCACATAAGGGACTCTCATGGGGATCCCCTTAAAGCTGCTCTTGCAG CAAGGGACCTTATTGACAAAGAGCAAGTGCAAGCAATTATAGGTCCACAAACATGGGAAGAAACAACATTAATAGCTGAACTTTGCAACCAAAACATGACACCTCTTCTATCCTTAGCAGATGTAACTCcaaattgggcaacatcaaaATGGCCCTTCATGGTTCAAACTTCACCTAATGCATTAAAACAAATGAAAGCAGTATCTGCTATTGTTCAATCATGGGATTGGTACAGTGTCAACATAATTTATGAAGACAAAGATGCTTCATCCACAGAATCTTTATCCAATATCTATTTAGCACTCACTGAAGCAGGTATCACAATAAGTAATCTCTTGAGTGTTCCtccttttccttcctcttcatTGTCCAAAGATCTTGAGAATCTTAGAGATGGCCATTGTAGAGTCTTTGTTGTTGTTAGTTTGTCCCTCAATTTGGCCATAAACCTCTTCGAAACTGCGTCGAAAATGGATATGGTTGGGAAGGACTATGTTTGGATCATTACTGACCCTTTTACAAGCCTTGTTCATTCCTTAAATGCTTCAACTATATCCTCAATGCAAGGAATCATTGGAGTCAAGAGCTATTTCCAAGAAAATGGGAAAAAACATGAGGATTTCTACCGGAAATTTCGTCGAAAATTTAGCCTAGATTACCCTCAAGAACTCAACAATGAGCCAGGAACTTTTGCAGCACATGCTTATGATGCTGCATGGACTCTGGCTCTAGCCATGAGTCAAACCAACAATAATGAAGGTGGCAAATTCCTGATGAACAAGATTTTGCATAGTAATTTTCTTGGCCTAAAGGGAAGAATTCAATTCAATGATCATACCTTAGATCCTACACAGacttttcaaatcatcaatGTGATTGGGAAGGGATACAAGGAGATTGGTTTTTGGTCAAATGGACTTGGATTTTCAAGCAATATTGGTCAACATGATGTTAGTTATAGTTCTTCAATGAAGGAACTAGGACAGGTTATGTGGCCAGGTAGACCTTGGGAAACTCCAAGAGGGTGGGCCCTACCAACAATTGAGAAGCCATTAAGAGTTGGGGTCCCTGCTTTGTCCACATTGAAGCAATTTATAAACATAACTCATGATCAATTTCAGGGATTCACTATTGATCTTTTCAAAGCAACTATGGACTTGATGCCCTACCATGTTCCATACAAGTTCTATGCTTTCAATGATACTTATGATGAGTTGGTGAGACAAATTTATTTGAAG AATTTTGATGCAGTAATTGATGTAACAATAATCTCGTACCGGTACCAGTATGCCGAATTCACTCAGCCATACACTGATCCTGGAGTGGTGATGGTAGTCCCTTTGAAATCAAAAACAGGACACAGAGCTTGGCTGTTTGTGAAGCCTTTCACAAAGACAATGTGGATCCTAATAGTGTTAGTGATTATCTACAATGTCTTTGTTTTATGGATGCTAGAAAGAAATCATTTCTGTGAACTCAAGGGCTCCATACTCAAACAATATGGCAACATTGCTTGGTTGGCAATGACCCCTCTCGTAAACTTAAATG ACATAGGAGATAAATTACACAACAATTTATCAAGGGTGGCTATGGTGGTGTGGTTATTTGTGGCCCTCATTATAATGCAGACATACACAGCCAACTTAACCAGCATGCTAACAGTTGAAAGACTTGAACCAACAATAGGTGATGTTGATCAGTTAAGAAATAACAATGCCATGGTTGGATACAGTACTGGATCTTTCTTGAAAAATTATCTTCATGATGTTCTACACTTTAACCCTGCAAACATAAGGCAATTTAGATCACATGAAGAGTTCGCTGAAGCtctcagaagaaaagaaatagcaGCTGTCTTTATTGAAGCTCCTGGGGCCAAGATTTTCCTTGCAAAGTACTGTAAAGAGTTTATTCAAGCCGGGCCCATGTATAAAATCGGAGGATTCGGTTTC GCTTTTCCGCAAGGATCTCCATACCTTCCACTTGTGAACAAAGCACTGTTGGATTTATTTGAATCCGGAAAACAGAGGGAACTGGAGAACAGAATGCTTGCATCAGAGAAATGTGAAGAGTCTGAACCGGACACCGAAACTGCCAGTCTTAGCCCAAACAGCTTCTGGGCCTTGTTCACTTTGACAGCAGGTACATCAACAATTTCCCTCTTGATTTATGTCACCGGCACCAATTGGTTAACCTCCGCGGTGATTGAACAATTGGGACAAGCCAAGAGACGACTCTCAAGAAAAGATAGTCATGTTGCAGAAAGTCCTGTGAACTCTCCACATTCAGATTCACATGTTATGCAACTTCCTCAAGCTTGA
- the LOC110274196 gene encoding glutamate receptor 2.8-like isoform X2 yields the protein MSMVKIVLGTAIEVNKGIVGVVADYNDRSGKEEIVAIKMALEDFYHYTNQSFGLHIRDSHGDPLKAALAARDLIDKEQVQAIIGPQTWEETTLIAELCNQNMTPLLSLADVTPNWATSKWPFMVQTSPNALKQMKAVSAIVQSWDWYSVNIIYEDKDASSTESLSNIYLALTEAGITISNLLSVPPFPSSSLSKDLENLRDGHCRVFVVVSLSLNLAINLFETASKMDMVGKDYVWIITDPFTSLVHSLNASTISSMQGIIGVKSYFQENGKKHEDFYRKFRRKFSLDYPQELNNEPGTFAAHAYDAAWTLALAMSQTNNNEGGKFLMNKILHSNFLGLKGRIQFNDHTLDPTQTFQIINVIGKGYKEIGFWSNGLGFSSNIGQHDVSYSSSMKELGQVMWPGRPWETPRGWALPTIEKPLRVGVPALSTLKQFINITHDQFQGFTIDLFKATMDLMPYHVPYKFYAFNDTYDELVRQIYLKNFDAVIDVTIISYRYQYAEFTQPYTDPGVVMVVPLKSKTGHRAWLFVKPFTKTMWILIVLVIIYNVFVLWMLERNHFCELKGSILKQYGNIAWLAMTPLVNLNGDVDQLRNNNAMVGYSTGSFLKNYLHDVLHFNPANIRQFRSHEEFAEALRRKEIAAVFIEAPGAKIFLAKYCKEFIQAGPMYKIGGFGFAFPQGSPYLPLVNKALLDLFESGKQRELENRMLASEKCEESEPDTETASLSPNSFWALFTLTAGTSTISLLIYVTGTNWLTSAVIEQLGQAKRRLSRKDSHVAESPVNSPHSDSHVMQLPQA from the exons atgagtaTGGTTAAAATAGTGTTAGGAACAGCAATCGAAGTGAATAAGGGCATAGTAGGAGTTGTTGCAGACTATAATGATAGAAGTGGAAAAGAGGAAATAGTGGCTATTAAGATGGCATTGGAGGATTTCTATCATTACACCAATCAAAGCTTTGGTCTTCACATAAGGGACTCTCATGGGGATCCCCTTAAAGCTGCTCTTGCAG CAAGGGACCTTATTGACAAAGAGCAAGTGCAAGCAATTATAGGTCCACAAACATGGGAAGAAACAACATTAATAGCTGAACTTTGCAACCAAAACATGACACCTCTTCTATCCTTAGCAGATGTAACTCcaaattgggcaacatcaaaATGGCCCTTCATGGTTCAAACTTCACCTAATGCATTAAAACAAATGAAAGCAGTATCTGCTATTGTTCAATCATGGGATTGGTACAGTGTCAACATAATTTATGAAGACAAAGATGCTTCATCCACAGAATCTTTATCCAATATCTATTTAGCACTCACTGAAGCAGGTATCACAATAAGTAATCTCTTGAGTGTTCCtccttttccttcctcttcatTGTCCAAAGATCTTGAGAATCTTAGAGATGGCCATTGTAGAGTCTTTGTTGTTGTTAGTTTGTCCCTCAATTTGGCCATAAACCTCTTCGAAACTGCGTCGAAAATGGATATGGTTGGGAAGGACTATGTTTGGATCATTACTGACCCTTTTACAAGCCTTGTTCATTCCTTAAATGCTTCAACTATATCCTCAATGCAAGGAATCATTGGAGTCAAGAGCTATTTCCAAGAAAATGGGAAAAAACATGAGGATTTCTACCGGAAATTTCGTCGAAAATTTAGCCTAGATTACCCTCAAGAACTCAACAATGAGCCAGGAACTTTTGCAGCACATGCTTATGATGCTGCATGGACTCTGGCTCTAGCCATGAGTCAAACCAACAATAATGAAGGTGGCAAATTCCTGATGAACAAGATTTTGCATAGTAATTTTCTTGGCCTAAAGGGAAGAATTCAATTCAATGATCATACCTTAGATCCTACACAGacttttcaaatcatcaatGTGATTGGGAAGGGATACAAGGAGATTGGTTTTTGGTCAAATGGACTTGGATTTTCAAGCAATATTGGTCAACATGATGTTAGTTATAGTTCTTCAATGAAGGAACTAGGACAGGTTATGTGGCCAGGTAGACCTTGGGAAACTCCAAGAGGGTGGGCCCTACCAACAATTGAGAAGCCATTAAGAGTTGGGGTCCCTGCTTTGTCCACATTGAAGCAATTTATAAACATAACTCATGATCAATTTCAGGGATTCACTATTGATCTTTTCAAAGCAACTATGGACTTGATGCCCTACCATGTTCCATACAAGTTCTATGCTTTCAATGATACTTATGATGAGTTGGTGAGACAAATTTATTTGAAG AATTTTGATGCAGTAATTGATGTAACAATAATCTCGTACCGGTACCAGTATGCCGAATTCACTCAGCCATACACTGATCCTGGAGTGGTGATGGTAGTCCCTTTGAAATCAAAAACAGGACACAGAGCTTGGCTGTTTGTGAAGCCTTTCACAAAGACAATGTGGATCCTAATAGTGTTAGTGATTATCTACAATGTCTTTGTTTTATGGATGCTAGAAAGAAATCATTTCTGTGAACTCAAGGGCTCCATACTCAAACAATATGGCAACATTGCTTGGTTGGCAATGACCCCTCTCGTAAACTTAAATG GTGATGTTGATCAGTTAAGAAATAACAATGCCATGGTTGGATACAGTACTGGATCTTTCTTGAAAAATTATCTTCATGATGTTCTACACTTTAACCCTGCAAACATAAGGCAATTTAGATCACATGAAGAGTTCGCTGAAGCtctcagaagaaaagaaatagcaGCTGTCTTTATTGAAGCTCCTGGGGCCAAGATTTTCCTTGCAAAGTACTGTAAAGAGTTTATTCAAGCCGGGCCCATGTATAAAATCGGAGGATTCGGTTTC GCTTTTCCGCAAGGATCTCCATACCTTCCACTTGTGAACAAAGCACTGTTGGATTTATTTGAATCCGGAAAACAGAGGGAACTGGAGAACAGAATGCTTGCATCAGAGAAATGTGAAGAGTCTGAACCGGACACCGAAACTGCCAGTCTTAGCCCAAACAGCTTCTGGGCCTTGTTCACTTTGACAGCAGGTACATCAACAATTTCCCTCTTGATTTATGTCACCGGCACCAATTGGTTAACCTCCGCGGTGATTGAACAATTGGGACAAGCCAAGAGACGACTCTCAAGAAAAGATAGTCATGTTGCAGAAAGTCCTGTGAACTCTCCACATTCAGATTCACATGTTATGCAACTTCCTCAAGCTTGA